From the genome of Acomys russatus chromosome 27, mAcoRus1.1, whole genome shotgun sequence, one region includes:
- the Cherp gene encoding calcium homeostasis endoplasmic reticulum protein isoform X1, with protein sequence MEMPLPPDDQELRNVIDKLAQFVARNGPEFEKMTMEKQKDNPKFSFLFGGEFYSYYKCKLALEQQQLICKQQAPELEQTTAMPPLPQPPLAPTASLTPAQGTPSVDELIQQSQWGLQQQEQHLLALRQEQVTAAVAHALEQQMQKLLEETQLDMSEFDNLLQPIIDTCTKDAISAGKNWMFSNAKSPPHCELMAGHLRNRITAEGAHFELRLHLIYLINDVLHHWALTRGRSLPHSQRKQARELLAALQKVVVPIYCTSFLAVEEDKQQKIARLLQLWEKNGYFDDSIIQQLQSPALGLGQYQATLINEYSSVVQPVQLAFQQQIQSLKTQHEEFVSSLAQQQQQPQPQPQQQPQIQLPQMEAEVKATPPPPAPPPAPTPAPAIPPTTQPDDNKPPIQMPGSSEYEASAGVQDPAAAGPRGPGPHEQIPPSKPPWFDQPHPVAPWGQQQPPEQPPYPHHQGGPPHCPPWNNSHEGMWGEQRGDPGWNGQRDAPWNNQPDPNWNNQFEGPWNNQHEPPPWGGAQREPPFRMQRPPHFRGPFPPHQQHPQFNQPPHPHNFNRFPPRFMQDDFPPRHPFERPPYPHRFDYPQGDFPADMGPPHHHPGHRMPHPGINEHPPWAGPQHPDFGPPPHGFNGQPPHMRRQGPPHINHDDPSLVPNVPYFDLPAGLMAPLVKLEDHEYKPLDPKDIRLPPPMPPSERLLAAVEAFYSPPSHDRPRNSEGWEQNGLYEFFRAKMRARRRKGQEKRNSGPSRSRSRSKSRGRSSSRSSSRSSKSSRSSSRSRSRSRSRSSSRSRSRSRSRSRSSRSRSRSRSRSRSKSYSPGRRRRSRSRSPTPPSAAGLGSNSAPPIPDSRLGEENKGHQMLVKMGWSGSGGLGAKEQGIQDPIKGGDVRDKWDQYKGVGVALDDPYENYRRNKSYSFIARMKARDEFSTFGARKEEKED encoded by the exons ATGGAGATGCCGCTGCCGCCCGATG ACCAGGAGCTTCGGAATGTCATCGACAAGCTCGCTCAGTTCGTGGCTCGCAACGGGCCCGAGTTCGAGAAAATGACGATGGAGAAGCAGAAGGACAACCCTAAATTCTCGTTTCTGTTCGGAGGCGAGTTCTACAGTTACTACAAGTGCAAGCTGgcgctggagcagcagcagc TCATCTGCAAGCAGCAGGCCCCAGAGCTGGAGCAGACCACAGCTATGCctcctctgcctcaacctcctctggctcccacagcaTCCCTCACTCCAGCCCAAGGCACCCCATCAGTGGACGAGCTCATCCAGCAGAGCCAGTGGGGCctccagcagcaggagcagcaccTGCTGGCCCTGCGCCAG GAGCAAGTGACAGCAGCTGTGGCGCATGCACTGGAGCAGCAGATGCAGAAGCTGCTGGAAGAGACACAGCTGGACATGAGTGAGTTTGACAACCTGCTGCAGCCTATCATTGACACCTGTACGAAGGATGCCATCTCG GCTGGGAAGAACTGGATGTTCAGCAATGCCAAGTCCCCGCCACACTGTGAGCTGATGGCAGGTCACCTGCGCAACCGCATCACCGCTGAAGGCGCGCATTTCGAGCTGCGGCTGCACCTCATCTATCTGATCAATGACGTGCTGCACCACTG GGCCCTGACGCGCGGAAGGTCTCTCCCTCACAGCCAGCGCAAGCAGGCCCGGGAGCTGCTGGCTGCCCTGCAGAAGGTGGTTGTGCCCATCTATTGCAccagcttcctggctgtggaggaGGACAAGCAGCAGAAGATCGCTCGG ctcctgcagcTCTGGGAGAAGAACGGCTACTTTGACGACTCCATCATTCAGCAGCTGCAGAGCCCCGCCCTGGGACTCGGCCAGTACCAG GCCACACTCATCAATGAGTACTCGTCAGTGGTGCAGCCTGTGCAGCTGGCCTTCCAGCAGCAGATCCAGAGCCTCAAGACACAGCATGAGGAGTTTGTCAGCAGCTTGgcccagcagcaacagcagccacagccacagccacagcagcagccacagatcCAGCTGCCTCAGATGGAAGCAGAAGTGAAGGCCACGcccccaccaccagcaccaccgcCGGCCCCAACACCTGCCCCCGCCATCCCACCAACTACCCAGCCAG ATGACAACAAGCCTCCCATCCAGATGCCTGGCTCTTCAGAGTACGAGGCCTCGGCTGGTGTCCAGGACCCTGCAGCGGCAGGCCCTCGCGGCCCAGGCCCCCATGAGCAGATCCCGCCAAGCAAGCCCCCGTGGTTTGATCAGCCTCATCCCGTTGCCCCTTGGGGTCAACAACAG CCACCTGAGCAGCCCCCGTACCCGCACCACCAAGGTGGACCACCCCACTGCCCACCCTGGAACAACAGCCACGAGGGCATGTGGGGTGAGCAGCGAGGGGACCCTGGCTGGAATGGGCAGCGAGATGCCCCCTGGAACAACCAGCCAGACCCCAATTGGAATAACCAGTTTGAAGGACCGTGGAACAACCAGCATGAGCCGCCACCCTGGGGTGGTGCCCAGCGTGAGCCGCCCTTCCGGATGCAGCGGCCCCCCCACTTCCGTGggcccttcccaccccaccaGCAGCACCCACAGTTCAACCAGCCTCCACACCCCCACAACTTCAACCGCTTCCCACCACGCTTCATGCAGGATGACTTCCCACCTCGCCACCCTTTTGAGCGGCCACCCTACCCTCACCGATTCGACTATCCCCAGGGGGACTTCCCCGCAG aCATGGGACCCCCTCATCACCACCCTGGTCACCGCATGCCACACCCTGGGATCAATGAGCACCCACCCTGGGCTGGGCCCCAGCACCCCGACTTCGGCCCTCCTCCCCACGGCTTCAATGGTCAGCCCCCCCACATGCGGCGACAGGGCCCACCTCACATCAACCATGACGACCCCAGCCTGGTCCCCAATGTGCCCTACTTCGATCTTCCAGCGGGGTTAATGGCCCCTCTTGTGAAG CTGGAGGACCACGAGTACAAGCCTCTAGACCCCAAAGACATCCGCCTGCCGCCCCCCATGCCGCCCAGTGAGCGGCTGCTGGCGGCTGTGGAGGCCTTCTACAGCCCACCCTCCCATGACAGGCCGAGGAACAG TGAGGGCTGGGAGCAGAACGGCCTCTACGAATTCTTCCGAGCTAAGATGCGGGCGCGACGGCGCAAGGGCCAGGAGAAGAGGAACAG CGGCCCCTCCAGGTCACGCAGCAGGTCCAAGAGCCGAGGCCGCTCCTCATCTCGCTCCAGCTCGCGCTCCTCCAAGTCCTCCCGCTCCTCCTCCCGCTCACGGTCCCGCTCCCGCTCACGGTCGTCCTCCCGCTCCAGATCCAG AAGCCGCAGCCGGTCGCGTTCCTCCCGGAGCCGCTCCAGGTCCAGGTCCAGATCAAGGTCCAAGTCCTACTCCCCAGGGAGGCGGCGCCGCTCCAGGTCCCGGAGCCCCACCCCACC CTCCGCAGCTGGCCTGGGTTCTAACTCGGCACCTCCCATACCGGATTCTAGGCTTGGAGAAGAGAATAAAGGCCACCAGATGCTGGTGAAGATGG GCTGGAGCGGGTCTGGTGGCCTCGGCGCTAAGGAGCAGGGCATCCAGGACCCCATTAAGGGCGGTGACGTGCGGGATAAGTGGGACCAGTATAAGGGCGTGGGCGTGGCCCTGGACGACCCTTACGAGAACTACCGCCGCAACAAGAGCTACTCCTTCATTGCCCGCATGAAGGCCCGCGATGAGT TCTCCACGTTTGGGGCacgaaaagaagagaaggaagactgA
- the Cherp gene encoding calcium homeostasis endoplasmic reticulum protein isoform X2 gives MEMPLPPDDQELRNVIDKLAQFVARNGPEFEKMTMEKQKDNPKFSFLFGGEFYSYYKCKLALEQQQLICKQQAPELEQTTAMPPLPQPPLAPTASLTPAQGTPSVDELIQQSQWGLQQQEQHLLALRQEQVTAAVAHALEQQMQKLLEETQLDMSEFDNLLQPIIDTCTKDAISAGKNWMFSNAKSPPHCELMAGHLRNRITAEGAHFELRLHLIYLINDVLHHCQRKQARELLAALQKVVVPIYCTSFLAVEEDKQQKIARLLQLWEKNGYFDDSIIQQLQSPALGLGQYQATLINEYSSVVQPVQLAFQQQIQSLKTQHEEFVSSLAQQQQQPQPQPQQQPQIQLPQMEAEVKATPPPPAPPPAPTPAPAIPPTTQPDDNKPPIQMPGSSEYEASAGVQDPAAAGPRGPGPHEQIPPSKPPWFDQPHPVAPWGQQQPPEQPPYPHHQGGPPHCPPWNNSHEGMWGEQRGDPGWNGQRDAPWNNQPDPNWNNQFEGPWNNQHEPPPWGGAQREPPFRMQRPPHFRGPFPPHQQHPQFNQPPHPHNFNRFPPRFMQDDFPPRHPFERPPYPHRFDYPQGDFPADMGPPHHHPGHRMPHPGINEHPPWAGPQHPDFGPPPHGFNGQPPHMRRQGPPHINHDDPSLVPNVPYFDLPAGLMAPLVKLEDHEYKPLDPKDIRLPPPMPPSERLLAAVEAFYSPPSHDRPRNSEGWEQNGLYEFFRAKMRARRRKGQEKRNSGPSRSRSRSKSRGRSSSRSSSRSSKSSRSSSRSRSRSRSRSSSRSRSRSRSRSRSSRSRSRSRSRSRSKSYSPGRRRRSRSRSPTPPSAAGLGSNSAPPIPDSRLGEENKGHQMLVKMGWSGSGGLGAKEQGIQDPIKGGDVRDKWDQYKGVGVALDDPYENYRRNKSYSFIARMKARDEFSTFGARKEEKED, from the exons ATGGAGATGCCGCTGCCGCCCGATG ACCAGGAGCTTCGGAATGTCATCGACAAGCTCGCTCAGTTCGTGGCTCGCAACGGGCCCGAGTTCGAGAAAATGACGATGGAGAAGCAGAAGGACAACCCTAAATTCTCGTTTCTGTTCGGAGGCGAGTTCTACAGTTACTACAAGTGCAAGCTGgcgctggagcagcagcagc TCATCTGCAAGCAGCAGGCCCCAGAGCTGGAGCAGACCACAGCTATGCctcctctgcctcaacctcctctggctcccacagcaTCCCTCACTCCAGCCCAAGGCACCCCATCAGTGGACGAGCTCATCCAGCAGAGCCAGTGGGGCctccagcagcaggagcagcaccTGCTGGCCCTGCGCCAG GAGCAAGTGACAGCAGCTGTGGCGCATGCACTGGAGCAGCAGATGCAGAAGCTGCTGGAAGAGACACAGCTGGACATGAGTGAGTTTGACAACCTGCTGCAGCCTATCATTGACACCTGTACGAAGGATGCCATCTCG GCTGGGAAGAACTGGATGTTCAGCAATGCCAAGTCCCCGCCACACTGTGAGCTGATGGCAGGTCACCTGCGCAACCGCATCACCGCTGAAGGCGCGCATTTCGAGCTGCGGCTGCACCTCATCTATCTGATCAATGACGTGCTGCACCACTG CCAGCGCAAGCAGGCCCGGGAGCTGCTGGCTGCCCTGCAGAAGGTGGTTGTGCCCATCTATTGCAccagcttcctggctgtggaggaGGACAAGCAGCAGAAGATCGCTCGG ctcctgcagcTCTGGGAGAAGAACGGCTACTTTGACGACTCCATCATTCAGCAGCTGCAGAGCCCCGCCCTGGGACTCGGCCAGTACCAG GCCACACTCATCAATGAGTACTCGTCAGTGGTGCAGCCTGTGCAGCTGGCCTTCCAGCAGCAGATCCAGAGCCTCAAGACACAGCATGAGGAGTTTGTCAGCAGCTTGgcccagcagcaacagcagccacagccacagccacagcagcagccacagatcCAGCTGCCTCAGATGGAAGCAGAAGTGAAGGCCACGcccccaccaccagcaccaccgcCGGCCCCAACACCTGCCCCCGCCATCCCACCAACTACCCAGCCAG ATGACAACAAGCCTCCCATCCAGATGCCTGGCTCTTCAGAGTACGAGGCCTCGGCTGGTGTCCAGGACCCTGCAGCGGCAGGCCCTCGCGGCCCAGGCCCCCATGAGCAGATCCCGCCAAGCAAGCCCCCGTGGTTTGATCAGCCTCATCCCGTTGCCCCTTGGGGTCAACAACAG CCACCTGAGCAGCCCCCGTACCCGCACCACCAAGGTGGACCACCCCACTGCCCACCCTGGAACAACAGCCACGAGGGCATGTGGGGTGAGCAGCGAGGGGACCCTGGCTGGAATGGGCAGCGAGATGCCCCCTGGAACAACCAGCCAGACCCCAATTGGAATAACCAGTTTGAAGGACCGTGGAACAACCAGCATGAGCCGCCACCCTGGGGTGGTGCCCAGCGTGAGCCGCCCTTCCGGATGCAGCGGCCCCCCCACTTCCGTGggcccttcccaccccaccaGCAGCACCCACAGTTCAACCAGCCTCCACACCCCCACAACTTCAACCGCTTCCCACCACGCTTCATGCAGGATGACTTCCCACCTCGCCACCCTTTTGAGCGGCCACCCTACCCTCACCGATTCGACTATCCCCAGGGGGACTTCCCCGCAG aCATGGGACCCCCTCATCACCACCCTGGTCACCGCATGCCACACCCTGGGATCAATGAGCACCCACCCTGGGCTGGGCCCCAGCACCCCGACTTCGGCCCTCCTCCCCACGGCTTCAATGGTCAGCCCCCCCACATGCGGCGACAGGGCCCACCTCACATCAACCATGACGACCCCAGCCTGGTCCCCAATGTGCCCTACTTCGATCTTCCAGCGGGGTTAATGGCCCCTCTTGTGAAG CTGGAGGACCACGAGTACAAGCCTCTAGACCCCAAAGACATCCGCCTGCCGCCCCCCATGCCGCCCAGTGAGCGGCTGCTGGCGGCTGTGGAGGCCTTCTACAGCCCACCCTCCCATGACAGGCCGAGGAACAG TGAGGGCTGGGAGCAGAACGGCCTCTACGAATTCTTCCGAGCTAAGATGCGGGCGCGACGGCGCAAGGGCCAGGAGAAGAGGAACAG CGGCCCCTCCAGGTCACGCAGCAGGTCCAAGAGCCGAGGCCGCTCCTCATCTCGCTCCAGCTCGCGCTCCTCCAAGTCCTCCCGCTCCTCCTCCCGCTCACGGTCCCGCTCCCGCTCACGGTCGTCCTCCCGCTCCAGATCCAG AAGCCGCAGCCGGTCGCGTTCCTCCCGGAGCCGCTCCAGGTCCAGGTCCAGATCAAGGTCCAAGTCCTACTCCCCAGGGAGGCGGCGCCGCTCCAGGTCCCGGAGCCCCACCCCACC CTCCGCAGCTGGCCTGGGTTCTAACTCGGCACCTCCCATACCGGATTCTAGGCTTGGAGAAGAGAATAAAGGCCACCAGATGCTGGTGAAGATGG GCTGGAGCGGGTCTGGTGGCCTCGGCGCTAAGGAGCAGGGCATCCAGGACCCCATTAAGGGCGGTGACGTGCGGGATAAGTGGGACCAGTATAAGGGCGTGGGCGTGGCCCTGGACGACCCTTACGAGAACTACCGCCGCAACAAGAGCTACTCCTTCATTGCCCGCATGAAGGCCCGCGATGAGT TCTCCACGTTTGGGGCacgaaaagaagagaaggaagactgA
- the C27H19orf44 gene encoding LOW QUALITY PROTEIN: uncharacterized protein C19orf44 homolog (The sequence of the model RefSeq protein was modified relative to this genomic sequence to represent the inferred CDS: inserted 1 base in 1 codon), translating into MALTGRPAGPPHAAFGFGDAHLDSSRMEVRNLQGRRRGQAAPGQSRILQRNQMMDEKYLMPKEDPTPGSGRRLSLGSTTISSKTRANEALRKLAQIETRILSRKQAPSAVTDTESDSMASQQRSLPKRRDATSPVTSQHPHRTFQQQICKPSTAESNGHSGKGSRFLKKKQLPTEARPPGPAVGNVGKGPLLRQKEPARKCDAPDSDEEEMKVLLGSLIESSGEKETNRIREPTRPKASRGGHGKLFSDQTPAQLGVPSRLGVDQSSLQPPRSLPSISVCPSTRPPVTLDAGDTASRTSSPSVGDALSKSASSKMACIVLASSPSRTEAGSSEEPVSEAADDNSLQDFRINILSIDDLVLADGDKSDVEQKEEVSGGEWVPGRGSPPMSPTHLEVQRATRCSSSAFQGMSAMTEDEEDLTTESEVSEHPDASSAPAVQSHSVYSACSVETPIALTASPAYSEDFEQSSGPLASEASLDRTLDTLSKFSSSRQTDLLPRRHLSRTEWDRGVTRVVKETAVQTLDPAFAYQWSKAGGMAAIGPALGGAYVDPSPIASHIVSADAIEALTAYSPAVLALNDMLKQQLSLTQQFIETNRHLHVSLLQSLDRDSFHYHTLEETKEYIRCHRPAPLTMEAALQEAREEFQXSAGEACLGTCPPWNQ; encoded by the exons ATGGCTCTCACAGGAAGGCCCGCCGGCCCTCCGCACGCTGCTTTCGGCTTTGGTGACGCGCACTTAGACAGCTCAAGGATGGAGGTCAGGAACCTTCAAGGCCGAAGGCGTGGCCAAGCAGCACCCGGGCAGAGCAGAATCCTACAGAGAAACCAAATGATGGATGAAAAATATTTGATGCCCAAAGAGGATCCGACGCCAGGGAGCGGGCGGAGGCTGAGCCTCGGGTCCACCACCATCTCCTCCAAGACAAGAGCCAACGAGGCCCTTAGAAAACTGGCCCAGATAGAAACCAGGATCCTGAGTCGCAAGCAGGCGCCCTCGGCTGTGACTGACACGGAGTCTGACTCCATGGCCAGCCAGCAGCGGAGTCTTCCTAAGAGGAGGGATGCGACGTCTCCGGtaacttcccagcatccacacaggaCTTTCCAGCAACAAATATGTAAACCCTCCACGGCCGAAAGCAACGGGCACAGTGGCAAGGGTAGCAGGTTTCTGAAGAAGAAGCAGTTGCCCACTGAAGCTAGGCCCCCGGGACCGGCAGTGGGCAACGTGGGGAAAGGTCCACTGCTCAGACAGAAGGAACCTGCCAGAAAGTGTGATGCCCCCGACAGTgatgaagaggaaatgaaagtgtTGCTCGGAAGTTTGATAGAATCctctggagaaaaagaaacaaatagaattcGGGAGCCCACCCGCCCCAAAGCCAGCAGGGGCGGGCACGGGAAACTGTTCTCG GACCAGACTCCAGCTCAGCTGGGAGTCCCATCTCGGCTCGGTGTGGACCAGTCCAGCTTACAGCCTCCTCGGAGCTTGCCATCAATCAGCGTTTGCCCGAGCACTCGCCCCCCAGTGACCCTCGACGCTGGGGACACAGCCTCCCGCACATCCTCGCCTTCAGTTGGAGATGCCCTTTCAAAATCAGCATCGTCCAAGATGGCGTGTATCGTGCTGGCTTCCTCCCCCAGCAGGACGGAGGCAGGGTCTTCAGAGGAGCCAGTCTCAGAGGCTGCTGATGACAACAGCCTGCAGG ATTTTAGAATTAATATTTTGTCCATTGATGATCTGGTTCTGGCTGATGGAGACAAATCAGATGTGGAACAGAAA GAAGAAGTTTCTGGAGGGGAATGGGTGCCAGGCAGAGGCTCCCCACCCATGTCACCTACTCACCTGGAAGTGCAGAGGGCTACCCGGTGCAGCAGCTCTGCGTTTCAGGGCATGAGTGCCATGACTGAGGATGAAGAAGACCTCACCACCGAGAGCGAGGTCTCAGAGCACCCGGATGCCAGCTCTGCCCCAGCTGTCCAGTCTCACAGTGTGTACAGCGCATGCTCTGTGGAGACTCCCATTGCACTCACAGCCAGCCCAGCTTACTCTGAGGATTTTGAGCAGTCCTCTGGTCCCTTGGCCTCAGAAGCGTCTCTTGACAGGACGCTGGACACTCTGTCAAAGTTTTCTTCCAGTAGACAGACAGATCTTCTCCCCAGACGACATCTGTCGAGGACCGAGTGGGACAGAGGTGTCACTAGAGTTGTGAAAGAGACAGCAGTGCAGACACTTGACCCTGCCTTTGCCTACCAGTGGAGCAAGG CTGGTGGCATGGCAGCCATTGGACCTGCCCTTGGAGGCGCCTACGTGGACCCATCACCCATCGCCAGTCACATTGTCAGCGCGGACGCCATAGAAG CCCTGACAGCCTACAGCCCAGCTGTGTTGGCGCTGAACGACATGTTGAAGCAGCAGCTGAGCCTGACACAGCAGTTCATTGAGACCAACCGCCACCTGCATGTGTCCCTCCTGCAGTCCCTGGATAGGGACTCGTTTCACTACCACACCCTGGAGGAAACCAAAGAG TACATTAGGTGCCACAGACCCGCACCCCTGACCATGGAGGCTGCCCTGCAGGAGGCGAGGGAGGAGTTCC TCTCAGCAGGTGAGGCTTGCCTGGGCACCTGTCCACCTTGGAATCAGTGA